A stretch of Clostridium sp. BJN0001 DNA encodes these proteins:
- a CDS encoding DUF2225 domain-containing protein, with protein MYDTNILNHLFDKEVVCPVCGAKFKVKVVKSKSPRILSRDSDFFMRYSVINPYFYDVWICNSCGYSAMKADFEKIKSYKKQDVLDNITPKWSPRELTVISNEHIAIKRYKLALLTAVLANLNDSTKAMILLKMAWMYRLLEDTSNEKQYIKQAIDCFSSTYYKEDLPVYGLQRDSLIYLLGNLNYRIDNKEEALKWISKVLTSFNSSYRVKDMARNLKYEIKGQDK; from the coding sequence ATGTATGATACTAACATTTTAAATCACTTATTTGACAAAGAAGTTGTTTGTCCTGTATGTGGGGCAAAATTTAAAGTAAAAGTTGTAAAATCTAAATCACCTCGTATATTATCACGAGATAGTGATTTTTTTATGCGCTATTCAGTAATAAATCCTTACTTTTATGATGTATGGATATGCAATTCTTGTGGATATTCAGCAATGAAAGCTGATTTTGAAAAGATAAAGTCTTATAAAAAACAAGATGTATTAGATAATATAACTCCTAAATGGTCTCCAAGAGAATTAACTGTAATTTCAAATGAACATATAGCAATAAAAAGATATAAATTAGCGCTTCTAACAGCTGTTCTCGCCAATTTAAATGATAGTACAAAAGCAATGATACTTCTTAAAATGGCATGGATGTACAGGCTTTTAGAAGATACTTCAAACGAAAAGCAGTATATAAAACAAGCAATCGATTGTTTTAGCAGTACATACTACAAAGAAGATCTTCCTGTATATGGTCTGCAAAGAGATTCTCTTATATACCTTCTTGGAAATTTAAATTATAGAATAGATAATAAAGAAGAAGCTTTGAAATGGATTTCAAAAGTTTTGACAAGCTTTAATTCTTCTTACAGAGTAAAAGACATGGCTAGAAATCTTAAATATGAAATAAAAGGACAAGACAAATGA
- a CDS encoding GTP pyrophosphokinase family protein → MAIQDWKNFLMPYEQAVEELKVKLRSIRKEYRKKNEYSPIEFVTGRVKEVSSMLEKANKFEIPIDRIQYELEDIAGIRIMCQFVDDIDTVVNLLRNRKDMQILYEKDYVTNVKESGYRSYHMLIKYPVNMAEGLKFILAEFQIRTLAMNFWATIEHSLNYKYKHHIPDELKTKLKSSADAAFKLDEEMLEIKDEIKDAQKLFEVKSHLISSIMNGLLTLISLGKNADAARYQKILNKLIDEGEVWELNNLLTDVKKEIEKYRD, encoded by the coding sequence ATGGCGATACAAGATTGGAAAAATTTTTTAATGCCTTATGAACAGGCAGTTGAAGAACTAAAAGTAAAATTAAGGTCTATAAGAAAAGAGTATAGAAAAAAGAATGAGTATTCACCTATAGAGTTTGTTACGGGGAGAGTCAAAGAAGTATCAAGTATGCTTGAAAAAGCAAATAAATTTGAGATACCAATTGATAGAATACAGTATGAACTTGAGGATATTGCAGGAATAAGAATAATGTGTCAGTTTGTTGATGACATTGATACTGTTGTTAATCTTTTAAGAAATAGAAAAGATATGCAGATATTATATGAAAAGGATTATGTAACAAATGTTAAAGAGAGTGGTTACAGAAGTTATCATATGTTAATTAAGTATCCTGTTAATATGGCAGAAGGACTTAAGTTTATTTTAGCAGAATTTCAAATAAGAACTCTTGCTATGAACTTCTGGGCAACAATTGAACATTCGCTTAATTATAAATATAAACACCATATACCTGATGAATTAAAGACAAAACTTAAAAGTTCTGCTGATGCAGCATTTAAACTTGATGAAGAGATGCTCGAAATAAAAGATGAAATAAAAGATGCACAGAAGCTTTTTGAAGTTAAGTCTCATCTTATTTCAAGTATTATGAATGGTCTTTTAACTTTAATATCTTTAGGTAAAAATGCTGATGCGGCAAGGTATCAGAAAATCTTAAACAAGCTAATAGATGAAGGAGAAGTATGGGAGCTTAATAATCTTTTAACTGATGTAAAAAAAGAAATAGAAAAGTATAGGGATTAA